Proteins from a genomic interval of Fusarium oxysporum Fo47 chromosome I, complete sequence:
- a CDS encoding transmembrane amino acid transporter protein-domain-containing protein yields the protein MAEFANFDGTPSSLGSETSKRKAAILDRHLPDGYSAEPDVAFGPANPSASGSASNDNDTTGDPIESSLLLQGGDMHRDMFKIKARANSLRRAATFSHHTPPPLAAEDELSHSEQREPGGFRRYHLQRRARQRRMSGYTIVAKNFVDFLDLYGSFAGEDLEDADSEDESAIDDREDGDVEQPPELRPLLGRRRSTKRMRKTGDATTTKTFFTLIKAFIGTGIMFLPKAFRNGGILFSSITLIVLSLVNCGCFRLLLDCRQIYGGGYGELGEAIVGPRFRSLVLASIAISQLGFVCAGLIFTAENLYAFLDAVTANHREFMFNVPSLIALQLVALVPLALIRNISKLGPAALLADVFILIGIVYIWYYDIAALSQRGMDSTVKLFNPRDFTLTIGSGIFTFEGIGLILPIQSSMKRPEHFPNLLYLVMFIITIIFTSVGALCYATFGEDTKIQVISNFPQDSPLVNAVQFLYSIAVLAGDPVQLFPAARIIETSVFGERATGKKSAAIKWKKNALRTLLVGVCVGISIVGASDLDKFVALIGSFACVPLVYIYPAYLHYKGAAQTTRAKVIDIVVMVVGFIAMVYTTLVTVYQWIDSA from the coding sequence ATGGCTGAGTTCGCCAATTTCGACGGAACACCCAGTAGCTTGGGCAGCGAGACGAGCAAGCGAAAAGCTGCCATCCTCGACAGGCATCTCCCAGATGGCTACTCCGCCGAGCCCGACGTTGCCTTTGGTCCAGCCAACCCTTCCGCTTCGGGGTCTGCCAGCAATGACAACGACACTACAGGAGACCCCATCGAATCTTCGCTCCTTTTGCAAGGAGGCGACATGCATCGCGACatgttcaagatcaaggctcGAGCCAACTCCCTCCGCCGCGCTGCCACCTTTTCCCACCACACACCTCCCCCCCTCGCTGCCGAAGACGAATTGAGCCACTCCGAACAGCGAGAGCCCGGCGGCTTTCGACGATACCACCTTCAACGCCGTGCCCGACAGAGACGCATGAGTGGCTACACAATTGTCGCCAAGAACTTTGTCGATTTCCTCGATCTCTATGGAAGCTTTGCCGGCGAAGATCTCGAAGATGCCGATAGCGAGGACGAGTCTGCCATTGACGATCGAGAAGACGGCGATGTGGAACAGCCACCTGAACTTCGACCTCTCCTTGGCAGAAGACGAAGCACTAAAAGAATGCGCAAGACGGGCGACGCTACAACCACAAAGACGTTTTTCACCCTCATCAAGGCTTTCATCGGAACTGGAATCATGTTCTTGCCTAAGGCGTTCCGCAACGGTGGCATCCTGTTCTCGTCAATCACCCTCATTGTATTGTCCCTTGTCAACTGCGGATGTTTCCGTCTGCTTCTTGACTGTCGACAGATTTACGGAGGCGGTTATGGAGAACTAGGTGAAGCCATTGTTGGACCTCGATTCAGAAGTCTCGTTCTCGCTTCGATTGCCATCTCCCAGCTTGGATTTGTATGCGCTGGTCTCATCTTTACAGCTGAGAACCTCTATGCATTTCTTGACGCCGTGACCGCCAACCACCGCGAGTTCATGTTCAATGTACCCAGTTTGATTGCTTTGCAGTTGGTCGCCCTTGTTCCTCTTGCCCTGATCCGAAACATCTCAAAACTTGGACCCGCCGCCCTTCTCGCTGATGTCTTTATCTTGATTGGAATTGTGTACATCTGGTACTACGACATTGCGGCCCTTTCTCAGCGTGGCATGGACTCGACTGTGAAGCTGTTCAACCCAAGAGATTTCACTTTGACCATTGGCTCAGGTATCTTCACTTTTGAAGGAATTGGACTTATTCTGCCCATTCAGTCAAGCATGAAGAGACCCGAGCACTTCCCTAACCTCCTTTACTTGGTCATGTTTATCATCAcgatcatcttcacctctGTGGGAGCACTCTGCTATGCGACTTTTGGCGAGGACACCAAGATTCAAGTCATTTCCAACTTTCCTCAGGATTCTCCTCTTGTCAACGCAGTCCAGTTCCTGTATTCGATTGCCGTTCTCGCTGGAGATCCTGTCCAGCTTTTCCCAGCTGCCCGTATCATCGAAACCTCAGTTTTTGGTGAGCGTGCAACTGGCAAGAAGAGTGCTGCGATcaagtggaagaagaatgctCTCAGAACCCTTCTTGTAGGCGTATGCGTGGGTATCAGTATAGTTGGTGCCAGTGACTTGGATAAGTTTGTGGCGTTGATTGGCAGCTTTGCCTGTGTTCCCTTGGTCTACATCTACCCAGCGTACTTGCACTACAAGGGAGCTGCTCAGACAACCAGGGCCAAGGTCATTGACATTGTTGTCATGGTTGTTGGCTTCATCGCCATGGTCTACACCACGCTGGTCACTGTTTACCAGTGGATCGACAGTGCTTAG
- a CDS encoding NUC091 domain-containing protein: MGTGKKEATRRERQGKGGDGLNNVRTKGENFYRDAKKVKHLNMYKEGKAQRNAEGKIVKAASFQSRDIPNARIEPNRKWFTNTRVVSQDTLNAFREAMDEKARDPYQVLLKSNKLPMSLIRDGKDTENGIKQHKAKMTVETSPFAEVFGPKAQRKRVKLGVSSLDDLAGDTEKSMDTYRERLEQQKLLSGTSGDPETLGDTDKPLTMSIEPVFDKGQSKRIWNELYKVIDSSDVVIHVLDARDPVGTRCLSVEKYLKEEAPHKHLIFVLNKCDLVPTSVAAGWVRSLSKEYPTLAFHASITNSFGKGSLIQLLRQFSSLHSDRKQISVGLIGGPNTGKSSIINTLLKKKVCTVAPIPGETKVWQYVSLMKRIYLIDCPGIVPPSSTDSPTDLVLRGVVRVEKVEHPEQYIQPLLNRVKQHHMEKTYELKGWTNSTEFLELLARKAGRLLRGGEPDLDGVAKMILNDFMRGKIPWFTPAPKTEGEADGKVGNREGRLGEMPRKRKQEETVEDEDASAEAQLQREAEAAEKAEQESPDGSDEESEFEGFGSDTEEARSRKPSFGATVDGEDSDGESADNDVISIGGSEVEDEEQEEEAPTPAAKQSKGKKIKGGPPNKKRRT, from the exons ATGGGTACTGGAAAGAAGGAGGCCACCCGGCGTGAGCGCCAGGGTAAAGGTGGTGATGGTCTCAACAATGTCAGAACTAAGGGAGAGAACTTCTATCGCGATGCGAAGAAGGTCAAGCACCTTAACATGTACAAGGAGGGCAAGGCGCAGAGAAACGCCGAGGGAAAGATTGTCAAGGCTGCCTCCTTTCAGTCGCGCGACATTCCTAACGCCCGCATCGAGCCGAACCGCAAGTGGTTTACCAACACCCGAGTCGTCTCCCAAGACACCCTCAACGCCTTCCGTGAGGCTATGGATGAGAAGGCCCGCGACCCCTACCAAGTTCTTCTCAAGTCAAACAAGCTGCCCATGAGCCTTATCAGAGATGGAAAGGACACTGAGAACGGTATCAAGCAGcacaaggccaagatgacCGTCGAGACCTCTCCCTTCGCTGAGGTCTTCGGTCCTAAGGCGCAACGCAAGCGAGTCAAGCTTGGTGTTAGCAGCCTGGATGACCTTGCTGGTGACACCGAGAAGAGCATGGATACCTACCGTGAGCGGCTGGAACAACAGAAGCTTCTCAGCGGCACATCTGGTGATCCCGAGACTCTTGGAGACACTGATAAGCCTCTCACTATGTCGATTGAGCCTGTTTTCGACAAGGGTCAGAGCAAACGAATCTGGAACGAGCTTTACAAGGTCATCGATTCCTCAGATGTGGTTATCCACGTTCTCGATGCCCGAGATCCCGTTGGAACAAGATGTCTCAGCGTCGAGAAGTATCTCAAGGAAGAAGCCCCTCACAAGCACTTGATCTTTGTTCTGAACAAGTGTGACTTGGTCCCTACCAGTGTAGCA GCTGGATGGGTTCGGAGTCTCTCTAAAGAGTACCCTACTCTTGCTTTCCACGCTAGCATTACGAACTCTTTCGGAAAGGGTTCTCTCATTCAGTTACTTCGACAATTCTCTTCCCTCCATTCTGATCGAAAACAAATCTCTGTTGGACTGATCGGTGGACCCAATACCGGAAAgtcctccatcatcaacactctcctcaagaagaaggtgTGCACTGTCGCTCCTATCCCAGGAGAGACTAAGGTCTGGCAATATGTCAGCCTGATGAAGCGGATTTACCTAATCGACTGTCCTGGTATTGTTCCTCCATCAAGCACTGATTCGCCCACCGACTTGGTTCTTCGAGGTGTCGTGCGCGTGGAGAAGGTTGAGCACCCAGAACAGTATATCCAGCCTCTGCTGAACCGGGTCAAGCAGCACCACATGGAGAAGACATACGAGCTTAAGGGATGGACAAACTCTACTGAGTTTCTTGAGCTCCTGGCCCGCAAGGCTGGACGTCTTCTCCGTGGAGGTGAGCCTGATTTGGATGGTGTAGCAAAGATGATTCTCAATGATTTCATGCGAGGCAAGATTCCATGGTTCACACCTGCGCCAAAAACTGAGGGTGAAGCGGACGGTAAGGTTGGAAACCGTGAAGGTAGACTTGGAGAGATGCCTCGAAAGCGAAAGCAGGAAGAGactgttgaagatgaagatgcttCTGCCGAAGCCCAGCTTCAACGAGAGGCTGAAGCCGCTGAGAAGGCCGAGCAGGAGAGCCCTGATGGTTCCGATGAAGAATCAGAGTTTGAAGGCTTCGGCAGTGACACTGAGGAAGCACGATCAAGAAAGCCTTCGTTTGGTGCTACTGTGGATGGTGAAGATAGTGATGGTGAGAGCGCCGACAATGATGTGATATCTATCGGTGGCTCTGAAGTAGAggatgaagaacaagaggaagaggcacCTACACCTGCAGCTAAGCAGAGTaaaggaaagaagataaaaGGCGGTCCTCCAAACAAGAAAAGGAGGACATGA
- a CDS encoding pyridoxal phosphate-dependent transferase: MVRIAPFAVEQWMDEYETTPGALNVAETCAASVSIDDLVGMCKDPKAQGPIDTRLKLTYGPIPGSNALRERIAAQCSTEDIKLAAEDIVVTQGAIGANFLALYSLVGPNDHVVCVYPTYQQLYEVPRSIGAEVSLWKLKEEESFVPNVDGLINLIRKNTKMIIINNPNNPTGATIHNSELGRIAQIAKEKGIILFSDEVYRPLFHGGASGQIDIPKPATSLGYERTITTGSMSKGYALAGIRVGWIASKDKCIISAIMAARDYTTISVSQIDDQVARYALSPAVLPSLVDRNLTLARNNAKLVKEFIGRYKAVCSWVEPTAGTTAFVRFIKNGQPINDVDFCLDLLSKNNVLFVAGSKCFGKDEDFKGYIRMGYVCETHVLVEGLKRLGAYIDANLL, from the exons ATGGTTCGAATTGCACCTTTCGCTGTTGAACAATGGATGGACGAGTATGAGACAACTCCTGGGGCCCTGAACGTTGCTGAGACGTGTGCTGCGTCTGTATCGATTGACGACTTGGTCGGCATGTGCAAAGACCCCAAAGCACAAGGTCCCATTGATACAAGACTCAAACTTACATACGGCCCTATCCCCGGTTCCAACGCATTAAGAGAGAGAATAGCTGCCCAGTGCAGCACGGAAGACATAAAACTTGCTGCAGAAGATATTGTTGTTACACAAGGTGCGATCGGTGCCAACTTCCTGGCCCTGTATAGCCTCGTTGGGCCAAATGATCACGTAGTTTGCGTCTATCCGACATACCAGCAGCTATATGAGGTTCCGCGAAGCATTGGAGCTGAAGTCTCATTATggaagctgaaggaagaagagagcttCGTTCCCAACGTGGATGGGCtgatcaacctcatccgAAAGAACACAAAG ATGATTATCATAAACAATCCTAATAATCCCACCGGTGCAACTATCCATAACAGTGAACTGGGTCGCATTGCTCAAATAGCAAAGGAGAAAGGCATCATCCTATTCTCTGACGAAGTCTATCGCCCACTCTTCCATGGCGGGGCCTCTGGTCAAATTGACATACCGAAGCCTGCTACGTCCTTGGGTTATGAAAGAACGATCACGACGGGATCCATGTCCAAAGGATATGCTTTGGCTGGGATTAGGGTCGGCTGGATTGCGAGCAAGGACAAGTGCATCATTTCAGCCATCATGGCCGCGCGAGACTACACCACAATCAGCGTTTCCCAGATCGATGACCAGGTCGCGAGATACGCCTTATCGCCAGCAGTTCTCCCTTCTTTAGTTGATCGCAACTTGACCCTGGCGAGGAACAATGCGAAACTGGTCAAAGAGTTTATCGGACGCTATAAAGCCGTGTGTTCCTGGGTAGAGCCCACGGCTGGTACGACAGCATTTGTTCGTTTCATCAAGAATGGCCAACCCATAAACGATGTTGATTTCTGCTTGGACCTGCTGAGCAAGAACAATGTCTTGTTTGTAGCAGGTTCGAAATGCTTTGGGAAGGACGAGGACTTTAAGGGATACATAAGAATGGGGTATGTCTGTGAGACACATGTTCTAGTCGAGGGATTGAAGCGATTGGGTGCTTACATCGACGCAAACTTACTATAG